In Carnobacterium sp. CP1, the following are encoded in one genomic region:
- a CDS encoding V-type ATP synthase subunit C, whose protein sequence is MKPTAFAGTNARIRVYESNLLRNDQFERMLQAPDFEEALNVLKDTPYRNDIEQLKETKDYDLMLVNELQRMYAELFSISPEPNLVELFSLRYSYHNLKVLLKEYFTKNDFTTMLIPIGKNSISTLRQAVETSRSDDLDQEYLTSILEVKTDYEDYSNIQSIDIILDRRYFTHLKQLAIKIEDPKVLELIVLYIDLNNLSTLTRAISQKRSRNFLTTILSDAGSMPIEELISLGSESLEEAGKKLAEGKYREIVTASIRSDNQELSPVKIDLATDDAFMEKMKDAKLEVFGPMPLLAYIYAKENEVKNLRLVLVGKENKLPLEEVTERMRINYGS, encoded by the coding sequence ATGAAGCCAACAGCATTTGCTGGGACTAACGCACGCATTCGTGTTTACGAAAGTAATCTCCTTAGAAATGATCAATTTGAACGGATGCTACAAGCGCCTGATTTTGAAGAAGCATTGAATGTTTTAAAGGATACACCTTATCGAAATGATATAGAACAATTAAAAGAGACAAAAGACTATGATTTAATGCTAGTGAATGAATTGCAACGAATGTATGCTGAGTTATTCAGCATTAGCCCAGAACCGAACTTAGTTGAATTGTTTTCGTTGCGGTATTCTTACCACAATTTAAAAGTATTATTAAAAGAGTATTTCACAAAAAATGACTTCACAACAATGCTGATACCGATTGGAAAAAATTCCATTTCAACTTTAAGACAAGCTGTAGAAACCAGTAGATCCGATGATTTGGATCAAGAATATTTAACAAGTATTCTTGAAGTGAAAACAGACTACGAAGATTACTCCAATATTCAATCGATTGACATTATCCTTGATCGTCGTTACTTTACTCATTTAAAACAATTAGCGATAAAAATAGAAGACCCTAAAGTGTTGGAATTGATCGTTCTTTATATCGATTTAAATAACTTGTCTACTTTGACAAGGGCTATCAGCCAAAAACGATCACGAAATTTTTTGACTACTATTTTATCCGATGCTGGAAGTATGCCTATAGAAGAACTTATTTCATTGGGTTCAGAAAGTTTAGAAGAGGCGGGTAAAAAACTAGCGGAAGGCAAATATCGGGAAATTGTTACAGCTTCGATCCGTTCAGACAATCAAGAATTGTCTCCTGTGAAAATTGATCTTGCAACGGATGATGCCTTCATGGAAAAAATGAAAGACGCAAAATTAGAAGTCTTTGGTCCGATGCCTTTATTAGCGTATATTTATGCGAAAGAAAATGAAGTTAAAAATTTACGTTTAGTTTTAGTCGGCAAAGAAAATAAGCTTCCGCTTGAAGAAGTTACAGAAAGGATGCGAATCAATTATGGCTCATAA